DNA sequence from the Sphingobacteriia bacterium genome:
AATTCAATATTTTGATAAAGAATTTCATATCTTTTAGGGTAATTTTCAGGGTTTAGTATAAAATCATCGGGGTGCCAACCAGCGGCAGCAGATAATCCGATTCGACCATTTGTCAGGTTATCTAAACAAGCCCATTGTTCGGCAATTAAAATAGGGTTATTTAAAGGGAGTACAACACTTCCCGCTCTAATTTGTATTTCAGTCGTTAATGTCGATAATGCAGCACCAATTAATGCTGGATTAGGGAATAATCCGCCGAAATCATTAAAATGTCTCTCAGGAAGCCATACAGCCTTAAAATTATTTTTATCAGCAAATTTAGTAGCTTCTATTACTAAATTATATTTCTGACTTTCATTATATGAAAATAAGCTAGAAAAAAAGAATAAACTAAATTGCATACCGATTCTCTTCATTATAAATTATATCCTTTATTTTTATAAAAGGATTATCTGATACGTTTTTTACTAATAGTTTAAAATCATCAATAAAAGATTCAATAAACTCTTTGCTATAAAGCTCAGTAGAAAATTCTATTGCTCCTTCAATAGAATTTTGGGTGGTCCAAATATCCATAATAAAATAAAGGATTGAGGTTTTTGGATGTCTTTGCATTTTAAATGATTGGATTTCATTACCTAAATTAATATCGCTTGTAAGATTGTTTCGAAAGTTTAATTGAACCATCCCCAAATGTTTATATTTCATTAAATATTCTTTTTCTAACTCCTCTAATATATATTCGAATGGTATGTTTTGATTGTTTAAACTATCAATAACATTATTTTTTACTTGTTCTAGATGTTCCGTAAACCCTAATTCATTATTGATTTCTATCGGTATTAGTAAAGTATTCATTAACAACCCTACCGTAGTTTCGAACTCTTCTGTTACTCTATTAGCAACATTAGTGCTTATTATTATATTTTGATTATCCGTATTTCGTTTATATATTACCATAACAAAGATAGCGGTAAAAAAGGTAAAGATTGTAAGATTATAAGATTTACAAATATTATTAATATTTTCTATTATAATGGAATTTTCTAATTTGAAATATTTTATATCTCCTCTATAATCCTTTCTTTCATCAATATCTTCTTTAAGTATAAGAATATCATTATTTGATAGTATCTCTTTCCAATATTTTAACTGGGCTCTACCTTCATCAGAATGTATAAATTTATTTTCCCATTGAACAAATTCTTTGAATTGTACTACTTCCTTACTATTTTTATGAGTTTGATTTTTATAAAAATTACATACTTCATCCAAGATGATAGATTTTGACCAACCATCTACAATAATATGATGAAAATTTATCAAGAGTATATGCTCTAGTGGGGAGCTTTTAATTATGGAGACGTTAAATAAAGGCGGCTTAGTAAGGTCAATTATCAAATTTTCATTTTCAATAATATAATTTTCTATTTCTTTATATTTTAAAGAATCATTCAACTGAGAGATATCATGTATTATAATATCAAATTCAACATTACTATGGATGGACTGTTTAAGCTCGTTTTGTAAATGAATAAAACTAGATCTTAATGAATCATGTCTATTAATTACATATTTAAAAGCTTTTTTAAGTAATTCTATATCGAGTAATCCTTTAATATTCCAACTAGAAGGTAGTTTTAACGCTAACCCACCTCCTTCACTTACTTCTTTAAAATTAGTTAACTGAGCAAAAGTCACTGGAATGAGATTTTCAGAAAAAGTAGATAAATTACTTATTTGATAGGAAATTCCAATTTTCTTTTTTATTATTTTATTTAAATTGCCAAAAGTAATATTTTCAAGTATTTCTCTCATTGTTAATGAACAAGCAATTTCTTTTCTTATTTTCGACAGTAATCTTGCAGCCATTAATGAATGTCCCCCTAAATGAAAGAAGTTACTTGAATCATCTATCTGCTTAACTTTTAAAAGATCTTCCCAAATTGTTTTTAATTTGTTCGTAATATTGTCCTGATTTTCTACAATAGAATTCCGATCTTTTTCTGAAAGCGTTAATGATTTATTCTCTAACATTTCTTTTATATTTTTTCTGTCGATCTTACCATTTAAAGAAATTGGAATAGAAGAACAAAAATGATAATAGGTTGGACACATATAACTTGGTAGATACATTGAAATATGCTCCTTTATCTCGCTCTCATTTAAGGTACTTTCTTTTTTTATTATTACTGCATGTAAATGATCTTCTTCATTTAGTTTTAGAGGTAATACTATCGACACTTCAACTTTATCATGAAGATTAATAATTTTTTCAATTTCTCCTATCTCGATCCTGTAGCCTCTTAATTTAATTAGCGAGTCATTCCGCCCTACATAAATTAACCCTTTATCAACTCTTCTTACTATATCCCCAGTTTTATATAATCTTCCATATAAAGGGTGATTTATAAAACTTTTAGTCGTCAGGTTTTCATTTTTCCAATATGAATCTGCAACACTTGAACCTCCTATAAACAACTCTCCTTCAATTGTAGTATGCAAATTCTCATTTAAAATAAAATAAAAATAA
Encoded proteins:
- a CDS encoding amino acid adenylation domain-containing protein — protein: MITKDVLELITYKSDKIAIKDEKRSLSYKELDELSDLFCIKLRRLGVKDNDLIGVRLFSSCELSIVILGILKCGAGYVPIDVNYPIERAKYILKDAECKLLISQKEDILKNLDVEFKITNIPFSIKELLTYINEEPYKTSYNPDNIAYVIYTSGSTGHPKGVVIKRKHLTNFLYSISKKIKVNQNDILFSLTPVSFDIFGLEFYLTLISQAQVIICPNHLRTDIDYISQQLSSNQITIFQSTPSTLRMLINSNETFYNLKKVLCGGEYWDASLANQIFSIINDNCELWNMYGPTEATIWSSCSLVGKGEKEIYLGDPLENYFYFILNENLHTTIEGELFIGGSSVADSYWKNENLTTKSFINHPLYGRLYKTGDIVRRVDKGLIYVGRNDSLIKLRGYRIEIGEIEKIINLHDKVEVSIVLPLKLNEEDHLHAVIIKKESTLNESEIKEHISMYLPSYMCPTYYHFCSSIPISLNGKIDRKNIKEMLENKSLTLSEKDRNSIVENQDNITNKLKTIWEDLLKVKQIDDSSNFFHLGGHSLMAARLLSKIRKEIACSLTMREILENITFGNLNKIIKKKIGISYQISNLSTFSENLIPVTFAQLTNFKEVSEGGGLALKLPSSWNIKGLLDIELLKKAFKYVINRHDSLRSSFIHLQNELKQSIHSNVEFDIIIHDISQLNDSLKYKEIENYIIENENLIIDLTKPPLFNVSIIKSSPLEHILLINFHHIIVDGWSKSIILDEVCNFYKNQTHKNSKEVVQFKEFVQWENKFIHSDEGRAQLKYWKEILSNNDILILKEDIDERKDYRGDIKYFKLENSIIIENINNICKSYNLTIFTFFTAIFVMVIYKRNTDNQNIIISTNVANRVTEEFETTVGLLMNTLLIPIEINNELGFTEHLEQVKNNVIDSLNNQNIPFEYILEELEKEYLMKYKHLGMVQLNFRNNLTSDINLGNEIQSFKMQRHPKTSILYFIMDIWTTQNSIEGAIEFSTELYSKEFIESFIDDFKLLVKNVSDNPFIKIKDIIYNEENRYAI